A portion of the Rhodococcus pseudokoreensis genome contains these proteins:
- a CDS encoding GntP family permease → MTSFVDWLQHDTAGLLTLAAISIAVLLVLIIKLKLEPFIALIVVGVGVALIAGVSVVELVGTPTSAADSILEKGFGGILGHITPIIGLGTVLGAMMERSGGADVLTERLLKLFGPKGAPLAMGVTGLVLGIPVFFDIGIFILAPLVYVAAKRGGKSLVMYAMPMLAGLSMTHAFLPPHPGPVAAAGLLHVDMGWIIIMGLACGIPAWFVSGVVWGTWIGKRVIIEVPDEFIPEEKEADINPPPLWLISFIILVPMVLILGATVGNVVLDEGTALSVLIFLGTPTIALTIAVLLALYLLGIRRGISAQEIGGMSAAALKPVGMILLVVGAGAFFGAVLRATGVGQALADSMDALGLPVILSAYLISCALRIAQGSATVAIVTTAGVIEPSIAAGNYTSAQIALIVIAVSAGSIIASHVNDGGFWIVSRYFNMSVKDTLKTWTVLETILSIVGFAMASLIWVLV, encoded by the coding sequence ATGACGTCGTTCGTCGACTGGCTGCAGCACGACACAGCCGGACTCCTCACTCTCGCAGCGATATCCATCGCCGTGTTGCTGGTCCTCATCATCAAACTCAAGCTCGAGCCGTTCATCGCGCTGATCGTCGTCGGCGTCGGCGTCGCTCTCATCGCGGGAGTGTCGGTGGTCGAACTGGTCGGCACCCCGACGTCGGCGGCCGACTCCATTCTGGAGAAGGGCTTCGGCGGGATCCTGGGGCACATCACCCCGATCATCGGCCTGGGCACCGTCCTCGGCGCGATGATGGAACGGTCCGGCGGCGCCGACGTGCTGACGGAGCGACTGCTGAAGTTGTTCGGGCCCAAGGGCGCACCGCTGGCGATGGGTGTCACCGGTCTCGTGCTCGGCATCCCCGTCTTCTTCGACATCGGCATCTTCATCCTCGCCCCGCTCGTGTACGTGGCGGCCAAGCGCGGCGGCAAATCGCTGGTGATGTACGCGATGCCGATGCTCGCCGGCCTGTCCATGACGCACGCGTTCCTGCCCCCGCACCCGGGCCCCGTCGCCGCGGCCGGTCTGCTGCACGTCGACATGGGCTGGATCATCATCATGGGTCTCGCGTGCGGTATCCCCGCGTGGTTCGTCAGTGGCGTCGTCTGGGGTACCTGGATCGGCAAGCGCGTGATCATCGAGGTGCCGGACGAGTTCATCCCGGAGGAGAAGGAAGCGGACATAAACCCGCCGCCCCTGTGGCTGATCTCGTTCATCATCCTCGTGCCGATGGTACTGATCCTCGGTGCGACGGTCGGCAACGTGGTGCTCGACGAGGGCACCGCCCTGTCGGTCCTGATCTTCCTCGGCACCCCCACGATCGCGTTGACCATCGCCGTCCTGCTGGCGCTGTACCTGCTGGGAATCCGCCGCGGAATCTCCGCGCAGGAGATCGGCGGCATGTCCGCGGCCGCACTGAAACCGGTCGGCATGATCCTGCTCGTCGTCGGCGCAGGCGCGTTCTTCGGCGCGGTCCTGCGCGCCACCGGAGTCGGGCAGGCCCTCGCCGATTCGATGGACGCCCTCGGGCTTCCGGTCATCCTGTCCGCGTACTTGATCAGCTGCGCACTGCGCATCGCCCAGGGTTCGGCGACCGTCGCCATCGTCACCACCGCAGGCGTCATCGAACCGTCCATCGCCGCGGGGAACTACACCTCCGCGCAGATCGCCCTGATCGTCATCGCCGTGTCGGCCGGATCCATCATCGCCAGCCACGTCAACGACGGCGGATTCTGGATCGTGTCACGGTATTTCAACATGTCGGTGAAAGACACTCTGAAGACGTGGACGGTGCTCGAAACCATCCTCTCGATCGTCGGCTTCGCGATGGCCTCGCTGATCTGGGTGCTCGTCTAG
- a CDS encoding IclR family transcriptional regulator domain-containing protein has protein sequence MAEQPASGERYFLESLDRGLSVLECFDEQHRERTLSEVAQSVGITRSTARRILLTLVDKGFLRLDGRNFSLTPRVLRFGFSYLAALRLPQVADPHIEALAKELGETISVTILDGPDVVYVARVRSPRIIRISITVGMRFPAYATSTGRVLLAGLSADAFDDYLKTTTFQSFTPQTISDVDQLRTAVAQVAADGWSMSENELEVGIRGAAVPIRDRTGAVVAALNSSLQGTQYTRADVEATVVPKLVATAERIGSDLSLG, from the coding sequence GTGGCCGAGCAGCCGGCATCGGGTGAACGGTACTTCCTCGAGTCACTGGACCGCGGGCTCAGCGTCCTCGAATGCTTCGACGAGCAGCACCGGGAGCGCACCCTGAGCGAGGTAGCGCAGAGTGTCGGGATCACCCGCTCCACGGCGCGCCGCATTCTGCTCACCTTGGTGGACAAGGGTTTCCTGCGTCTCGACGGCCGTAACTTCTCGCTCACACCGCGGGTGCTGCGGTTCGGTTTCTCATATCTCGCGGCGCTGCGACTGCCGCAGGTCGCCGATCCGCACATCGAGGCTCTCGCGAAGGAACTGGGCGAGACCATCTCCGTCACCATCCTCGACGGCCCCGACGTGGTGTACGTGGCGCGGGTCCGGTCACCCCGGATCATCCGCATCTCCATCACCGTGGGCATGCGGTTCCCCGCGTACGCGACGTCCACGGGGCGGGTACTGCTGGCGGGACTGTCGGCCGACGCCTTCGACGACTACCTGAAGACCACCACGTTCCAGTCGTTCACCCCGCAGACGATCTCGGACGTCGACCAACTGCGCACCGCGGTCGCGCAGGTCGCCGCGGACGGCTGGTCGATGTCGGAGAACGAACTCGAGGTCGGCATCCGCGGCGCGGCCGTTCCCATCCGCGATCGGACCGGCGCCGTGGTCGCCGCCCTCAACTCCTCGCTGCAGGGCACCCAGTACACGCGCGCCGATGTCGAGGCGACGGTGGTGCCGAAACTCGTCGCGACGGCGGAGCGGATCGGGTCCGACCTGTCGCTGGGCTGA
- a CDS encoding DUF2252 domain-containing protein, translating into MATPPRAGRTTVIDARRSAGKAARETLSRKAQGVFALPERDPVAVIEAQNTTRVQTLVPIRVGRMLESPFALYRGSAAMMAHDLADSPVTGCQVVASGDAHLANFGLFASPERRMLFDLNDFDEAYPAPWEWDVRRLAASVWIHGRANSYTEAQCADATGAAVRSYRNTLSALFQLTATERYYFQEETDVLEHDPRAQKQRIRAIAEKARKRTSEQVLRKLTTMEEDGKPYIVDQFPVIRHSTKYDLGRITELYHLYLDTLRADIRLLLTQYEVVDYAMRIVGVGSVGTRCWLLLLQGPAGEPLFLQAKEAPRSVLETHGKVAAAPDSIIRAVAENGQGSRVVGAQRILQAQSDPFLGWVRDVEGDDGLRRDFYLRQFRDMKGSVDLQTLVPAQSARYAALCGTMLARAHSQSPGSAFIAGYLGNGETFDLAITAWARLYADQSEKDHDALRAAVKAGRLPAETGL; encoded by the coding sequence ATGGCCACGCCTCCCCGAGCCGGTAGGACCACGGTGATCGATGCCCGACGTTCGGCCGGGAAGGCCGCACGCGAGACGCTGTCCCGCAAAGCGCAGGGCGTGTTCGCGCTCCCCGAGCGCGATCCGGTGGCGGTGATCGAAGCGCAGAACACCACCCGGGTGCAGACGCTGGTGCCGATCCGGGTCGGACGGATGCTCGAATCACCGTTCGCGCTGTACCGCGGGTCGGCCGCGATGATGGCGCACGACCTCGCCGATTCACCGGTCACCGGGTGCCAGGTCGTCGCCTCGGGCGACGCGCATCTCGCGAACTTCGGGCTGTTCGCCTCACCGGAACGCCGGATGCTGTTCGACCTCAACGACTTCGACGAGGCCTATCCGGCGCCGTGGGAGTGGGATGTGCGCCGGCTCGCCGCGAGCGTGTGGATCCACGGGCGCGCCAACTCGTACACCGAGGCGCAGTGCGCCGACGCCACCGGCGCCGCCGTCCGTTCGTACCGCAACACTTTGAGTGCACTGTTTCAGCTGACCGCCACGGAGCGGTACTACTTCCAGGAGGAGACGGACGTCCTCGAGCACGACCCGCGCGCGCAGAAGCAGCGGATCCGTGCGATCGCCGAGAAGGCCCGCAAACGGACGTCCGAACAGGTCCTCCGGAAGCTGACCACCATGGAGGAGGACGGCAAGCCCTACATCGTCGACCAGTTCCCCGTCATCCGCCATTCGACGAAGTACGACCTGGGCCGCATCACCGAGTTGTACCACCTGTATCTCGACACGCTGCGCGCGGACATTCGACTGTTGCTGACGCAGTACGAGGTGGTCGATTACGCGATGCGCATCGTGGGTGTGGGCAGCGTCGGAACCCGTTGCTGGCTGCTGCTGCTGCAGGGGCCGGCCGGCGAGCCACTTTTCCTGCAGGCCAAGGAGGCACCTCGGTCGGTTCTGGAGACGCACGGGAAGGTCGCGGCCGCACCGGACTCGATCATTCGTGCGGTCGCGGAGAACGGTCAGGGTTCCCGGGTCGTCGGCGCGCAGCGCATCCTCCAGGCGCAGTCCGACCCGTTTCTGGGGTGGGTTCGCGACGTCGAGGGCGACGACGGACTTCGGCGCGACTTCTACCTGCGGCAGTTCCGCGACATGAAGGGGTCCGTCGACCTGCAGACACTGGTACCGGCGCAGTCGGCGAGATACGCGGCGCTGTGCGGCACGATGCTCGCCCGCGCGCACAGCCAGAGCCCCGGATCAGCGTTCATCGCGGGATATCTCGGCAACGGGGAAACGTTCGACCTGGCGATCACCGCGTGGGCCCGCCTGTATGCGGATCAGTCCGAGAAGGATCACGACGCGCTGCGGGCGGCGGTGAAGGCGGGGCGGCTTCCCGCGGAGACCGGTCTGTAG
- a CDS encoding shikimate dehydrogenase, producing the protein MAAQSVLCGLIGDGIDGSFSPTLHEAEGRAQGMNYVYRLLDLERLHGAAATVEGIIDLARQWGFDGLNVTHPYKQQVMAYLDELSPDAARLEAVNTVVFTGGRAVGHNTDWTGFGSSLGRELPGASLDRVVQIGAGGAGVAVAYSALTRGAGHLTVTDVDLDRAEHCRDTMRKLFPGSVVDAVPAPEIAGPLAAASGLINATPIGMVGFPGTPVPVDLLRPDLWVADVIYRPIETPLIRAARALGAPTLGGAGMNVFQAADAFQLFTGVTPDFERMYAHVLALVEQQSRRAA; encoded by the coding sequence ATGGCTGCACAGTCGGTGCTCTGCGGACTCATCGGAGACGGGATCGACGGTTCGTTCTCGCCCACGTTGCACGAGGCCGAAGGGCGCGCACAGGGCATGAACTACGTGTACCGACTCCTCGACCTCGAGCGTCTGCACGGGGCGGCCGCCACCGTCGAGGGCATCATCGACCTCGCGCGGCAGTGGGGGTTCGACGGGCTCAACGTCACCCACCCCTACAAGCAGCAGGTGATGGCGTACCTCGACGAATTGTCGCCCGACGCCGCCCGACTCGAGGCCGTCAACACCGTCGTGTTCACCGGGGGCAGGGCCGTCGGGCACAACACGGACTGGACCGGATTCGGCAGCAGCCTGGGCCGCGAACTGCCGGGTGCGAGCCTCGACCGGGTGGTGCAGATCGGGGCGGGCGGCGCCGGGGTCGCCGTCGCCTACTCGGCGCTCACCCGCGGCGCCGGGCACCTCACCGTGACGGACGTCGACCTCGACCGTGCCGAACACTGCCGGGACACGATGCGAAAGTTGTTTCCCGGCAGCGTCGTCGACGCGGTCCCGGCGCCGGAGATCGCCGGCCCGCTCGCGGCGGCGTCCGGTCTGATCAACGCCACACCGATCGGCATGGTCGGATTCCCCGGCACCCCCGTGCCCGTGGACCTGCTGCGCCCCGACCTGTGGGTCGCCGACGTGATCTACCGGCCGATCGAGACGCCGTTGATCCGGGCGGCCCGCGCGCTCGGTGCACCCACCCTCGGCGGCGCAGGCATGAACGTCTTCCAGGCTGCCGACGCGTTCCAGCTGTTCACCGGTGTCACACCGGATTTCGAGCGCATGTACGCGCACGTGCTGGCGCTCGTCGAACAGCAGTCCCGGCGCGCCGCGTAG
- a CDS encoding PQQ-dependent sugar dehydrogenase produces the protein MGQRLFAATAALVVVACAACQSEGSSAQVSTTGAAAAPSAGEPAVVASDLDVPWGIAFLPDGTALIAERDSGAIRHLRADGSTAVIGEVPGVSAQGESGLLGLAVSPDYATDRTIYAYLTTGDDNRVVSLSFDGRSLGEPVPILTGIPAGSIHDGGRIAFGPGGKLYVATGEAGDRPRAQDPSSLGGKILRIDPDGSIPADNPTPGSPVWSLGHRNVQGLAWDDAGRLWATEFGANTWDELNLIEPGGNYGWPEVEGRAGEAGFVDPVIQWSTGEASPSGLAFHDGALWVAALRGERLWRIPVGADGALGEPQSLFESEYGRLRTVVATPDGAVWFSTSNRDGRGDPGESDDQILELP, from the coding sequence ATGGGACAGCGACTTTTCGCGGCCACCGCGGCACTGGTGGTCGTCGCGTGCGCGGCGTGCCAGTCCGAGGGGAGTTCGGCGCAGGTGTCGACGACCGGTGCTGCCGCTGCGCCGTCCGCGGGCGAGCCTGCCGTCGTCGCGTCCGACCTCGACGTGCCGTGGGGGATAGCGTTTCTGCCGGACGGGACGGCGCTGATCGCGGAACGGGACAGCGGCGCGATCCGGCACCTCCGGGCCGACGGCAGCACCGCCGTGATCGGCGAGGTGCCCGGTGTGTCGGCGCAGGGCGAATCGGGACTGCTGGGCCTGGCCGTCTCGCCCGATTACGCGACGGATCGGACGATCTACGCGTACCTGACCACCGGCGACGACAACCGGGTGGTTTCCCTGAGCTTCGACGGCCGCAGCCTCGGCGAGCCGGTCCCGATCCTCACCGGCATCCCCGCCGGATCGATCCACGACGGCGGCCGGATCGCGTTCGGCCCGGGCGGCAAGCTGTACGTCGCCACCGGTGAAGCCGGCGACCGGCCGCGTGCCCAGGACCCGTCGTCGCTCGGCGGCAAGATCCTGCGCATCGACCCCGACGGATCGATCCCGGCCGACAACCCCACCCCCGGATCGCCCGTGTGGTCGCTGGGGCACCGCAACGTGCAGGGCCTCGCGTGGGACGACGCCGGCAGGCTGTGGGCCACCGAGTTCGGCGCGAACACCTGGGACGAGCTGAACCTGATCGAACCCGGCGGCAATTACGGATGGCCGGAGGTCGAGGGACGGGCAGGCGAGGCAGGCTTCGTCGACCCGGTGATCCAGTGGTCCACCGGCGAGGCGTCGCCGTCCGGTCTCGCCTTCCACGACGGCGCACTGTGGGTCGCGGCACTGCGCGGCGAACGACTGTGGCGGATCCCGGTGGGCGCAGACGGCGCGCTCGGTGAACCGCAGTCGCTGTTCGAGAGCGAATACGGGCGACTGCGCACCGTCGTCGCGACACCCGACGGCGCCGTCTGGTTCAGCACCAGCAACCGCGACGGTCGCGGCGATCCGGGGGAGTCCGACGACCAGATACTCGAGCTCCCGTGA
- a CDS encoding spermidine synthase yields the protein MGRQRGGRAARTSDGGPVAGVYPIDTGTCELAVDNLNPHGWVLKVNGVESSHIDLSDPTYLDFEYMRWIAELVASHWSTDRRVRALHLGGGACSLARHLAARYPDARQVVVELDGKLAELVREWFDLPRAPLLRLRVGEARAVTETLTESSRDLIVRDVFAGNTTPASLTTTEFTGHVRRVLAPGGIYVVNCGDTRDLVLARREAATIGSVFPHTTVIADPAMLKGRRYGNIVIAGSDVPIGDDPALVRTLLGGGVPAHVWDDGQVRAFAGAARVLRDAESGS from the coding sequence ATGGGCAGGCAGCGCGGCGGTCGGGCTGCCCGGACATCCGACGGGGGTCCGGTGGCCGGCGTGTACCCGATCGACACGGGGACGTGCGAACTCGCCGTGGACAACCTCAACCCGCACGGCTGGGTGCTGAAGGTGAACGGCGTCGAGAGTTCCCACATCGACCTGTCGGACCCCACGTACCTCGATTTCGAGTACATGCGCTGGATCGCCGAACTGGTCGCCTCGCACTGGAGCACGGATCGGCGGGTGCGTGCCCTGCATCTCGGGGGCGGCGCCTGCTCGCTCGCCCGACATCTCGCCGCCCGCTATCCGGACGCCCGGCAGGTGGTGGTCGAACTCGACGGCAAGCTCGCCGAACTGGTCCGCGAATGGTTCGACCTGCCGCGGGCCCCGCTGCTGCGACTGCGGGTGGGGGAGGCGCGGGCGGTCACCGAGACGTTGACGGAGTCGAGCCGCGACCTGATCGTCCGCGACGTGTTCGCCGGTAACACGACTCCGGCGTCGTTGACGACGACGGAGTTCACCGGGCACGTGCGGCGGGTGCTGGCACCTGGCGGCATCTACGTGGTGAACTGCGGCGACACCCGCGACCTCGTCCTGGCTCGCCGGGAGGCGGCGACCATCGGCAGCGTGTTCCCGCACACGACGGTGATCGCCGATCCCGCGATGCTGAAGGGGCGCCGCTACGGCAACATCGTGATCGCGGGTAGCGACGTGCCGATCGGCGACGACCCCGCCCTCGTCCGCACACTGCTCGGCGGCGGTGTGCCCGCGCATGTGTGGGACGACGGACAGGTGCGGGCGTTCGCCGGGGCGGCGCGGGTGCTGCGCGACGCGGAATCCGGCAGCTAG
- a CDS encoding bifunctional 4-hydroxy-2-oxoglutarate aldolase/2-dehydro-3-deoxy-phosphogluconate aldolase: protein MTEIDILRADRVLTVVRAETIPDATDLCHALAEGGIRTVELTFTTPDVLHHLGRAADAAAAAGSILGVGTVMTGDQAAAAIDAGARFLVTPGIRPDVAKVATGRSIPVFLGAFTPTEVAMAVDLGSAAVKIFPAKRLGPGYLSDLHGPYPGVELLPSGGINDANAREFLDAGALAVCAGTSVVPPSSVAAGNWTDITDRARAFVTALSA from the coding sequence ATGACCGAGATCGACATCCTGCGGGCCGACCGGGTCCTGACGGTGGTGCGCGCGGAGACCATCCCCGACGCCACCGACCTGTGCCACGCACTCGCCGAGGGCGGAATCAGGACGGTCGAGTTGACGTTCACCACCCCCGACGTGCTCCATCACCTCGGCCGCGCCGCCGATGCCGCCGCCGCGGCGGGCAGCATCCTCGGCGTCGGGACCGTGATGACGGGCGATCAGGCCGCGGCCGCGATCGACGCCGGAGCCCGGTTCCTCGTCACCCCCGGTATCCGGCCGGACGTCGCGAAAGTCGCCACGGGACGGTCGATTCCCGTCTTCCTCGGCGCGTTCACCCCCACCGAGGTGGCGATGGCCGTCGACCTCGGATCCGCCGCGGTCAAGATCTTCCCCGCCAAGCGGCTCGGCCCCGGCTACCTGTCCGACCTGCACGGCCCGTATCCCGGCGTGGAACTCCTGCCGTCGGGCGGGATCAACGATGCCAACGCCCGCGAGTTCCTCGACGCCGGCGCACTCGCCGTGTGCGCGGGCACCAGCGTCGTCCCACCGTCCAGCGTCGCGGCAGGCAACTGGACCGACATCACCGACCGCGCCCGCGCGTTCGTCACCGCGCTCTCGGCCTGA
- a CDS encoding N-acyl-D-amino-acid deacylase family protein — MTTLIRSATVVDGSEAPRYRADVLVDGDRIADIRPEADHSATALPAADRVIDADGLVLAPGFIDMHAHSDLQILLNPEHPSRITQGVTTEVLGQDGLSYAPVTDDVLAVVRRKIAGWNTDPEGFDFSWRSVGEYLDRLDRGIATNVAYLVPHGVVRALVVGWDDRPATPSEIEEMQRIVAQSMVEGAVGLSAGLTYTPGMYADNEELLALCRTVAEHGGYFSPHHRSYGAGAMEAYAEMVDLTSRAGCALHLAHATLNFGPNKGRAPELLTLLDTAVSAGADISLDTYPYLPGATTLSAILPSWASAGSMEQTLDRLRDPVALERIREHLEVTGSDGCHGVIAEWHTLEISGVQNPELDAYVGKTVADIAAEENRDPFDVCIDILVRDQLGSGILQHVGHEDNVRAIMQHPRHTGGSDGLLVGAKPHPRGWGTFARYLGHYCRDLGLMSLEECVGHLSGRAATRLRLVDRGYVRRGYAADLVLFDPDTVGDTATYARPRRAATGFSHVFVRGRLALEDGRLTGATAGRALRRTEGGAVR, encoded by the coding sequence ATGACCACTCTGATCCGTTCCGCCACCGTCGTCGACGGGTCGGAAGCGCCGAGGTACCGCGCCGACGTGCTCGTCGACGGAGACCGGATCGCCGACATCCGGCCCGAGGCAGACCACTCCGCGACCGCGCTCCCCGCCGCGGACCGGGTGATCGACGCCGACGGCCTGGTGCTCGCGCCCGGATTCATCGACATGCACGCCCACTCGGACCTGCAGATCCTGTTGAACCCCGAACACCCGTCGCGGATCACCCAGGGGGTCACCACCGAGGTACTCGGCCAGGACGGACTGTCCTACGCACCCGTTACCGACGACGTGCTGGCCGTGGTCCGGCGCAAGATCGCGGGATGGAACACCGATCCCGAGGGTTTCGACTTCTCCTGGCGGAGCGTGGGCGAGTACCTCGACAGGCTCGATCGCGGGATCGCCACCAACGTCGCGTATCTCGTCCCGCACGGTGTGGTCCGGGCGCTGGTGGTGGGCTGGGACGATCGCCCGGCGACGCCGTCGGAGATCGAGGAGATGCAGCGGATCGTGGCACAGTCCATGGTGGAGGGCGCCGTCGGGTTGTCCGCGGGGCTGACGTACACGCCGGGGATGTACGCGGACAACGAGGAGTTGCTGGCACTGTGCCGGACCGTCGCCGAGCACGGCGGCTACTTCTCCCCGCACCACCGGTCGTACGGCGCCGGCGCCATGGAGGCCTACGCCGAGATGGTGGACCTGACGTCGCGGGCCGGGTGCGCACTGCATCTCGCGCACGCCACGCTGAACTTCGGACCCAACAAGGGCCGGGCCCCGGAACTGCTGACCCTGCTCGACACGGCAGTATCCGCCGGTGCGGACATCAGTCTCGACACCTACCCGTATCTCCCCGGCGCCACCACGCTGTCGGCGATCCTGCCGAGCTGGGCGTCGGCGGGCAGCATGGAGCAGACCCTCGACCGGCTCCGCGATCCGGTTGCACTCGAACGCATCCGGGAGCATCTCGAGGTCACCGGATCCGACGGCTGCCACGGCGTGATCGCCGAGTGGCACACCCTCGAGATCAGCGGCGTGCAGAACCCGGAACTCGACGCCTACGTCGGGAAGACGGTCGCGGACATCGCCGCCGAGGAGAACCGCGACCCCTTCGACGTGTGCATCGACATCCTGGTTCGCGACCAACTCGGCAGCGGCATCCTGCAGCACGTCGGGCACGAGGATAACGTGCGCGCGATCATGCAGCACCCCCGGCACACCGGCGGCAGCGACGGACTGCTGGTCGGCGCGAAACCGCACCCCCGCGGCTGGGGAACGTTCGCACGCTACCTCGGGCACTACTGCCGCGACCTCGGCCTGATGTCCCTCGAGGAGTGCGTCGGTCACCTCAGCGGCCGCGCCGCGACCCGGTTGCGTCTCGTCGACCGCGGGTACGTCCGCCGCGGCTACGCCGCCGATCTGGTGCTGTTCGATCCGGACACGGTCGGCGACACCGCGACCTACGCCCGGCCGCGTCGGGCTGCGACCGGTTTCTCTCACGTATTCGTCCGCGGCCGCCTCGCCCTCGAGGACGGCCGCCTCACCGGCGCGACCGCCGGAAGAGCGTTGCGCCGCACAGAAGGAGGAGCAGTCCGATGA
- a CDS encoding amino acid deaminase → MTISGTDALDSGALAELDELRLSDVDKALPSAANGHTKAEFLATRPRLSAFSTPVMVLDETAIAGNLDTMAAWCRAHGVDLAPHGKTTMSPVLWDRQIRGGAWGITLANFGQLRVAVRFGARRVQIANSLVDPTALRWLAEQMEADPELEVLMWADSPQTVDAMTAALADVTVVRPLPVLVELGGAGGRTGARSVAEAVAVAKRIGESPALRLAGVSGYEGALAHDASEESLARVRAYLRSMAELHRRLEAEGRYPEDGDVYVTAGGSAYFDVVAEVLAELAGGRTKVVVRAGAYIIHDDGFYTGITPFGRGGDEEERRLTSAMHTWARVVSRPEPGLALLDAGKRDVPFDEGLPTAQVVAGALGAAPKPLVGAEVTAVNDQHAFLRLDPARPEHDLRVGDVVRLGLSHPCTAFDKWRWIPVVGDDSDDPVVVDLIRTFF, encoded by the coding sequence ATGACGATCAGCGGAACGGACGCACTCGATTCCGGCGCCTTGGCGGAGCTCGACGAGCTGCGCCTGTCCGACGTGGACAAAGCCCTCCCCTCCGCGGCGAACGGCCACACCAAGGCCGAGTTCCTCGCCACCCGGCCCAGGCTGTCCGCGTTCAGCACCCCGGTGATGGTGCTCGACGAGACGGCCATCGCCGGCAACCTCGACACCATGGCGGCGTGGTGCCGGGCGCACGGAGTCGACCTCGCTCCGCACGGGAAGACAACGATGTCCCCGGTGCTGTGGGACCGGCAGATCCGCGGCGGCGCGTGGGGGATCACGCTCGCGAACTTCGGTCAGCTCCGGGTGGCGGTGCGATTCGGCGCGCGCCGGGTGCAGATCGCGAACTCGCTCGTCGACCCGACCGCCCTGCGGTGGCTGGCCGAGCAGATGGAAGCCGACCCGGAACTCGAAGTCCTGATGTGGGCCGACTCCCCGCAGACGGTCGACGCGATGACCGCGGCACTCGCGGACGTCACGGTGGTCCGGCCGCTGCCCGTGCTCGTCGAACTCGGCGGAGCGGGCGGCCGCACCGGTGCACGGTCGGTGGCCGAAGCCGTGGCGGTCGCCAAACGTATCGGGGAGAGCCCCGCACTGCGGTTGGCCGGCGTCTCCGGTTACGAGGGGGCGCTCGCGCACGACGCGTCCGAGGAGTCCCTCGCCCGGGTCCGGGCGTACCTCCGGTCGATGGCCGAACTGCACCGCCGGCTCGAGGCCGAGGGTCGCTACCCGGAGGACGGGGACGTCTACGTGACCGCTGGCGGCAGTGCCTATTTCGACGTGGTCGCCGAGGTGCTCGCCGAACTTGCGGGCGGCAGAACCAAAGTGGTGGTCCGCGCCGGCGCGTACATCATCCACGACGACGGCTTCTACACCGGGATCACCCCGTTCGGCCGCGGCGGAGACGAGGAGGAGCGTCGTCTCACGTCGGCGATGCACACGTGGGCCCGGGTGGTGTCCCGCCCCGAGCCGGGCCTCGCCCTGCTCGACGCAGGCAAGCGCGACGTCCCGTTCGACGAGGGACTGCCCACCGCGCAGGTCGTCGCCGGCGCTCTCGGGGCGGCGCCGAAGCCCCTCGTCGGCGCCGAAGTGACCGCCGTCAACGATCAGCACGCGTTCCTCCGGCTCGATCCCGCACGGCCCGAACACGATCTGCGCGTCGGCGACGTCGTCCGGCTCGGTCTCTCCCACCCGTGCACCGCGTTCGACAAGTGGCGGTGGATACCCGTCGTCGGTGACGACTCCGACGACCCCGTCGTCGTCGACCTGATCCGCACCTTCTTCTGA